A window of Thermococcus sp. genomic DNA:
GTAGCTTACCTCAGCATAGGCGAGGCCGAGGACTACCGCTTTTACTGGAACGAAAGCTGGGCGAAGAACCCTCCAGAATGGCTCGGCCCGGAGAACCCGGAATGGGAGGGCAACTTCGCTGTGAAGTACTGGAGCGATGAGTGGAAGCGCATCGTCTTTGCGTACCTCGATAAAATTATTGCCCGGGGCTTTTCCGGCGTTTACCTCGACAAGGTTGACGAGTTCGAGTACTGGAGCGATAAGGGCTACGACGAAAACTGGACGGCAAGGGAGATGATTGACTTCATCATCGAGATAGCAAACTACACGCGCTCGAAGGCAGGCGAAGACTTTCTCGTAATCCCCCAGAACGGTGAGAGACTGCTTGAATACGACGACGGACGGCTTTTGAAAGTCGTCTCCGGCTGGGCGAGCGAGGACGTCTTCTACGACGGCCTTAGGCCGAGTCCGTGGCGGGATGAAAAGATTTCCCTCCTCGATAGGGTTGCCGAAGCCGGGAAGCTCGTCCTCGTTGTTGACTACGTCGATGACGGAACAGAAAGCCCGGAGAACATGGCAAGGATAAGGGACTTTGTCGAGCGGGCGAGGAGGGGGGGCTACGTTCCCTACGCGGCGAGAGCGGACAGGGAACTCGACGAGCTGGTGGTGATCCCGGGGGTTCAGCCCCCTACAGGAAGATAACCTTTACCGAATACGGAGCCTTCCTAAAATCCTCGTCAATCGTCACAATCGTTAAGCCCTTAGCAAGGGCAACTGCGCACTGATAAGCGTCATCGAAGTCCAACCCATACTTCAGGTGGAGTTCCGCAACCTTCTCATACTCCGATTCAGGGAGGGTCACAACTTCGACGTTTGGTAGGACATCTCGAACAAACTCCAGAAAAATCTCTGGGCGTTTAAGCCTGAAGAGAACCACGCCAATCGAATGGAGAGTAAAATCCGTAATAAAAAGCTCGCCCCGGTGAGAGCTCAGAAACTGTTTTGCAGTTTCCTTCTTTTCTTGGCCCAGAAGAATTTCAAGGAAGACGTTTGTGTCAATCAGATACATCGGTTCGCCACTCCAGAGCTTTGTGCTGGAGTTCAATGGATGTAAGCTTAACGTCTTTCAGCTTTCCCTCCCAGGAGAAAGTGAAACCTCTCTTTTTTTCACCTTTTCTACCGTACTTCTGCAGAAGAAACTCGGCGTAGTCTAAAAGCTCCCTTCGCGCCTCTGGTGGAAGTTGGGAGAGAACCTTTTCAACGTCCTGCATGGTTCCACCGCATGAGTTTAGGTGGTGCAATATTTAAAGGTAAGCCCACACAAAAGCTAAAACGAGCAGCGTTCCCGTCCTCGTTATTTCCGCGATGGCTCCGAGGCAGTCGCCGTTTATCCCGCCGAAGTTCCTAAGGGAGAGCCTTATGGTGTACGCGCCGAAGAGGAGACCCGTTATTCCGGCAAGGGCGAGCGGGTTGTAGAGTGCAACCGGGAGATAGAGGAGCGCGTAGAGGACCGTCCCAACGGCGAACTGCTTTCCGTTCATTCCCTCCATGAAGTACGCTCCTAATCCCTGGCCAAGGGGCTTTTTCGTTGCCAGTCCAAGGAGGAGGGAAAACTTGGAGTTCAGCTCGGCGAGGTAAAGGGAGTAGAACGGCACCAGCGGGAGCGAATAAACCTGGAGGAATAGGACCATCACGACGGCAAAAAGGCCCGCTATTCCAGTGTTGACGTCCTTCATTGCCCTAATCTTCCTTTCGCGGTCGCCTTTGGCCATTATTCCGTCTGCCCAGTCGGCCAATCCATCGAGATGAAGGAGGCCTATCGTGAAGTAGAGCGCCAGAAGGGCGAGGACGTTCGAGAGTGGCAGCTTGAGGTAAAGGACAAGAACCGGGATGACCGAGCTTATTGGGGCGATTAGGGGGATTGCCCATAGCTCCCCCGGAATTTTCTCAAAGTCCCCTTTGGTTGGAATTCTGGTCAGGAAAGGCAGGATGTCCTTCACAGGCCCACCTCTGTCCTCTTCTCCTCAAACTCTTCCCTGAGCCTCGAGAGCTTATCCTCGTCCACGAACGCTAAAACAATGCCGCAGTCGAGGCAGAGCCAGGGGTAGCTTCGATGAAGGGCCTCAGCAGGCCGGTGGTTCTGCTCTTCCACGGCGGCTGCCAGAAGAACCTCGCGTGGCCGGCCTTTTCAGACTTGCTCTTAACCATTGTGCCCCCGCAGATGGGGCACTTCCGGGTCTCAATCCTGCTCATCACAACCACCCTCAAAGAGTTTTGTCATGCAGCTGGCTATAAACCCTCCTATCGCGTCATCAAGGAAGGGCGGAAGCTCAGCTAAGATCCCGGGCTTCCTCGTGTCGTAGTAGAAGAAGTTGAAGAGCGCCATCTTCCCGCCTATGTACTCGGCGATGTCAATTCCAATCAGCTCGTCGGCGACGAGGTTAACAGGATCTCCTTCAACCTCAAAGTTCTCCTCAAGGAGGAGCGCGGCCATGAGAAGGGATTGGATGTTCATATCATCGAGGTAGCGGAGCATCAGTCTTTCGAGCCTCTTTCTGATTTTATCGTGTTCTCCTCCGACGTAAAGCTCCATGGCGGTGTTGAGCATTTTCTCCATCGTTACTCCGTGCTTTTCAAGCCTTTGAAGGAGTTCTTCGGCGTTCATAGCAATCCCTCTTTAAGAACAGCAAGAAGCTCCGAGGGAGAGTATACTTTGAGTTCGCCTTCTATTTTCTCCCTAAGCTTTAGATCTCCGGTGAGAAGGGGAATTTCGAGGGCCATTGCCAGGGCAACGTAGGGAACGTCCTTTGGATCAGGGGAGAGTTTTTCTGCCTCCCCGAGCTTCCCTGAGAATATCTCCGGGGGGATCTCGACGGTCTGAGACTTTATTACTCTCAAGACAAAGTTCAGTTCATTTTCCGTGAGCTTTGTTATCTTCAGGAGTTTCTCCTTCTTTCCCTCAAACTCCTCCCAGAAATAGGCCGGAACGAGGAACGTCACTTCTCTAACGACGTGATTCAGCGTGAATATCTCTCTTGAAACCCGCCCACCGTAAAGTGCAGAGAAAACAACGTTGAAATCAAGGACAATCTCCATTCAAATCCCCTTATAGCGCTTTGCGAGGGATAGCTTGATCTCATCTTCCAGTTTTTGAGCCTCGTCTTGGTCTTCAATTTTAACCCTCTTCAAAATTTCCTCAAACGCTTTAGCTTCCTCTATTCTCTCCTGAATCTCCTTGGCCACTTCCACCAGGAGCTTCCTCCGAACGATGGCAAGTGTATCTCTGTCCCAGTCATCGGGAACGCTGAAGCGTATGACTATTTCACCCTGGCTCATAACCTCACCCTGGCTTGGGTTATCGTTTCTACTTTATTACCTTTCCTCCAGCCCAAAGCGAACCCAGTAATACCTCTCGCTTTCCTTGGGGGACTCTACCTCAAGGTTAAAGCGTCCCTCGAAGAGGGGCGAGACCAAAACAACGGTGTGGAACTCGCCGAACTCTCCGACCGGATCAACACAAGGGTAAGCCTTCAAAAAGTTCTCTAAGTCGTTTTTTGAGCTGAATGCGTAGGCCAGCGCTTCTTTTGGCAGCTTTTTTCTGTCAACGGCTATTATTGCCCACTCAAAGCCCTCCCGGAGCATTTCCCTCGCGAGTTCAAGGGTATCCTTTCCCCATAACGGCTCAAGGGGCTTGATTCCAGCGTTTTCGGCGATGTTCTCAACCCACTTTTTGTGGTCTTCGAGGAGAACATCCCCCGCTATAAGATAGTCAACACCGAGGGAGCCGATGAATTTAGCTAAGGCGTCGCTCCCTCTGGCCATGTCGAAGGTTAGCAACTCCTTTCCCATTGCCTTGGCGAGCGTTTTCAGCGCCTCTAAGTTCTCCCAGTGGGGTGAGAGACCTATCGTGGTCTTCAAAGCCAAAAGGTACGGAACGTCAATTCCACTCTTTTCTGCCAGATAAAGCGCGTAAAGCCCGTCCTTGCCACCTGAATAGAACGCCACTCCCCTCAAGCTATCGCCTCCGTCAGGGTTATAAGGAAACTGGAGCTTTTATCCATTATGCTCCTGAAGTTCGAAGAGCTTGAGAGAACGGGCGGAATCTACCTCAACCTCCGAAACCTCAGGACAAAACCTCTGAAACTCACGAACTGGCGTGATCTGCTTTCCCTCGACGAGAAGACCTACGGGACCTACGCGAGAACCATCTACAACCCGCGCGAGAGGTTCCTTATAAGCGATGAAGAAAGCGAGGCCAGGGGAATCGAGCTTTCAGCGCTATACTGCTCGCTCTTAACCGACCCGGAGTACTTCTGCGGTGAGGAGAACCTGAGTTATCAGCTGAAGGTCGGGGAGTTCGAGGGGCTGCCATTCGCCAACGGTTTTACCGGCTCAAAGGTCGCGATCGTGGGTGAAGCCCCCGGAAGGCGCGGGTGCGGGAAAACGGGGGTATGCTTCTACCGCGATGCCTCCGGAATGCTGCTCCGCAGAGTTCTTTTCTCCCTCGGCATCAACCCAGACTTCCTCTACATTACCAACGTCGTCAAGTGCAACCCGCCGGAGAACAGGCTGAGGAGGATTCCTCCTGGAGCCTACGAGCTTTTGGCGAGGGAGCTGGAGATTTTAAAGCCGAAGGCCATCTTCGCGGTTGGGAGAACCGCAGAGAAGACCCTCAGGGAGCTTGGGTTCGAGGCCCAATACCTCAGACATCCGGCATGGTACGTCAGGAGGGGCATCAGGGGGCCGAGCGGCGAAATCCTGGAGGAATACGCTAAAATCAGGGGAGCGTTGGGGGAATGGACGCCTTAGCAGTCTTTGCCCTGGCACTCCTCTGGGACCTGCTTTTAGGAGAGCCTCCTGCATTAGTTCATCCGGTGGTGTGGTTTGGAAAGCTCGCCGGTTTATTTGATTCCCGCTACAAACGGCACTCCCCAGCTCTCGATTTCCTTGCTGGAATAGCTACGGCAGTGCTGGTTATTGCCTTCGCGTTCCTCCTTTCCATCTCGCCCTTCTTTGCTCTTTATCCCCTCAACTATGTCCTTGCCGTTTATCTCCTTAAAAGCTCCTTCGCGATTAGAAGCCTCCACGAGCACGTCGCGAGGACGGTGACGGAAGACATTGAAGAGAAGAGGAAAGCGGTCTCGATGATAGTTAGCAGGGATGTTAGAAAGCTCGATAAGCCCCACCTGAACTCCGCATCGATAGAGAGCCTCGCCGAGAACCTCAACGACTCCGTAATTGCCCCGCTATTCTACTTCCTCTTCTTCGGCCTGCCCGGTGCCTTAATCTACCGCGCCGTCAACACGCTTGACGCGATGCTCGGCTACAGAAACGAGCGCTACGAGTTCTTTGGCAAGTTCTCGGCGAGGTTGGACGACGTTTTGAACTTTATTCCCGCTCGCCTGACGGTTCTCTTCTACCTTCCCCTCGGCGGGAGGAGGGTTTTCCGCTATTACCGTTTGGCAAGGTTCAAGATAAACTCGGATAAGCCGATAGCGGTCATGAGTGCCGTTTTAGGTGTGTGGCTTGAGAAGCCTGGCGTTTACCGCTTTCCCGGCAGAACGCCGGAGGACAGGGATATAAAGCGCGCTCTGAGGGTTTACTGGCTTATCGTTGCCGAATGGCTGATAATCGTCTCATTACTGCTCGCGACGGAGGTATGTCCATGCTTGAGCCGGTGAAGTTCTCAACTTACCACGGCGGTGCTCGGAAGGAGGGTCTGCTTGACTTTTCGGCCTCACTAAACCCGTATCCGCCTGAGTGGCTCGGCGAGATGTTCGAGCGTGCCAAAGAGGTAAGCAACCGCTACCCCTACTACGAGAAGCTCGAGGAGAACCTTTCAGAGCTAATCGGCGAAGAAGTCACGGTAACCACTGGAATCACCGAGGCGCTCTACCTCATCGGGATCCTCGCGCTCCGCGGGAGGAAGGTGGTAATTCCGGAGCACACCTATGGCGAGTACGAGAGAGCCGCGCGCATCTTCGGGGCGAAGGTTGTTAAGGGTCCGAACGAGCCTGAGAAGCTGGCTGAACTCGTTGAGAGAGACTCAGTGGTCTTCTTCTGCAATCCGAACAACCCTGACGGGAGGTTCTACCGCACTAAGGAGCTTAAGCCCCTCCTCGATGCGGTTGAAGATAAGAACGCGCTCCTCGTTTTGGACGAGGCCTTCATAGACTTCGTTAAAAAGCCCGAAAGCCCGAGCGGAGAGAACGTTGTAAAGCTCAGAACCTTCACCAAGAGCTACGGTTTGCCCGGAATACGGGTGGGCTACGTTCTCGGCTTTTCCGAGGCTTTCAAAAGCGTCAGGATGCCTTGGAGCATAGGCTCAACTGGAGTTGCCTTTCTTGAGTTTCTCCTCAAAGACAACTTCGAGCACCTTAGGAAGACGATGCCACTGATCTGGCGCGAGAAGGAGAGAATGGAGAGAGCTTTGGGCGTTAAAAGCGACGCCAACTTTTTCATCAAGCGCGTTGGAGACGCTAAAAAAGCCGTTGAATACCTCAAAAGGCGCGGAATCCTCGTGAGGAGCTGTGAAAGCTTCGGCCTGCCGGAATAC
This region includes:
- a CDS encoding MJ1477/TM1410 family putative glycoside hydrolase → MKAAGAFLAIILALVLLTSGCLGNGSSKEAQTTSSVPPISVDTPSSGSGGLSSQQPHSSGQFKIGSWAYWLQNASPEVIAESGFDLVVIDYSRDGSDETAYTREEIEKLRKAGVIPVAYLSIGEAEDYRFYWNESWAKNPPEWLGPENPEWEGNFAVKYWSDEWKRIVFAYLDKIIARGFSGVYLDKVDEFEYWSDKGYDENWTAREMIDFIIEIANYTRSKAGEDFLVIPQNGERLLEYDDGRLLKVVSGWASEDVFYDGLRPSPWRDEKISLLDRVAEAGKLVLVVDYVDDGTESPENMARIRDFVERARRGGYVPYAARADRELDELVVIPGVQPPTGR
- a CDS encoding PIN domain-containing protein, whose amino-acid sequence is MYLIDTNVFLEILLGQEKKETAKQFLSSHRGELFITDFTLHSIGVVLFRLKRPEIFLEFVRDVLPNVEVVTLPESEYEKVAELHLKYGLDFDDAYQCAVALAKGLTIVTIDEDFRKAPYSVKVIFL
- a CDS encoding DUF2281 domain-containing protein, with product MQDVEKVLSQLPPEARRELLDYAEFLLQKYGRKGEKKRGFTFSWEGKLKDVKLTSIELQHKALEWRTDVSD
- the cobS gene encoding adenosylcobinamide-GDP ribazoletransferase codes for the protein MKDILPFLTRIPTKGDFEKIPGELWAIPLIAPISSVIPVLVLYLKLPLSNVLALLALYFTIGLLHLDGLADWADGIMAKGDRERKIRAMKDVNTGIAGLFAVVMVLFLQVYSLPLVPFYSLYLAELNSKFSLLLGLATKKPLGQGLGAYFMEGMNGKQFAVGTVLYALLYLPVALYNPLALAGITGLLFGAYTIRLSLRNFGGINGDCLGAIAEITRTGTLLVLAFVWAYL
- the cobZ gene encoding alpha-ribazole phosphatase CobZ → MNAEELLQRLEKHGVTMEKMLNTAMELYVGGEHDKIRKRLERLMLRYLDDMNIQSLLMAALLLEENFEVEGDPVNLVADELIGIDIAEYIGGKMALFNFFYYDTRKPGILAELPPFLDDAIGGFIASCMTKLFEGGCDEQD
- a CDS encoding PIN domain-containing protein → MEIVLDFNVVFSALYGGRVSREIFTLNHVVREVTFLVPAYFWEEFEGKKEKLLKITKLTENELNFVLRVIKSQTVEIPPEIFSGKLGEAEKLSPDPKDVPYVALAMALEIPLLTGDLKLREKIEGELKVYSPSELLAVLKEGLL
- a CDS encoding diphthine--ammonia ligase; translated protein: MRGVAFYSGGKDGLYALYLAEKSGIDVPYLLALKTTIGLSPHWENLEALKTLAKAMGKELLTFDMARGSDALAKFIGSLGVDYLIAGDVLLEDHKKWVENIAENAGIKPLEPLWGKDTLELAREMLREGFEWAIIAVDRKKLPKEALAYAFSSKNDLENFLKAYPCVDPVGEFGEFHTVVLVSPLFEGRFNLEVESPKESERYYWVRFGLEER
- a CDS encoding uracil-DNA glycosylase family protein; this translates as MLLKFEELERTGGIYLNLRNLRTKPLKLTNWRDLLSLDEKTYGTYARTIYNPRERFLISDEESEARGIELSALYCSLLTDPEYFCGEENLSYQLKVGEFEGLPFANGFTGSKVAIVGEAPGRRGCGKTGVCFYRDASGMLLRRVLFSLGINPDFLYITNVVKCNPPENRLRRIPPGAYELLARELEILKPKAIFAVGRTAEKTLRELGFEAQYLRHPAWYVRRGIRGPSGEILEEYAKIRGALGEWTP
- the cbiB gene encoding adenosylcobinamide-phosphate synthase CbiB, encoding MDALAVFALALLWDLLLGEPPALVHPVVWFGKLAGLFDSRYKRHSPALDFLAGIATAVLVIAFAFLLSISPFFALYPLNYVLAVYLLKSSFAIRSLHEHVARTVTEDIEEKRKAVSMIVSRDVRKLDKPHLNSASIESLAENLNDSVIAPLFYFLFFGLPGALIYRAVNTLDAMLGYRNERYEFFGKFSARLDDVLNFIPARLTVLFYLPLGGRRVFRYYRLARFKINSDKPIAVMSAVLGVWLEKPGVYRFPGRTPEDRDIKRALRVYWLIVAEWLIIVSLLLATEVCPCLSR
- a CDS encoding aminotransferase class I/II-fold pyridoxal phosphate-dependent enzyme; this translates as MLEPVKFSTYHGGARKEGLLDFSASLNPYPPEWLGEMFERAKEVSNRYPYYEKLEENLSELIGEEVTVTTGITEALYLIGILALRGRKVVIPEHTYGEYERAARIFGAKVVKGPNEPEKLAELVERDSVVFFCNPNNPDGRFYRTKELKPLLDAVEDKNALLVLDEAFIDFVKKPESPSGENVVKLRTFTKSYGLPGIRVGYVLGFSEAFKSVRMPWSIGSTGVAFLEFLLKDNFEHLRKTMPLIWREKERMERALGVKSDANFFIKRVGDAKKAVEYLKRRGILVRSCESFGLPEYIRFSVRKPGENERLIRALKDVEREMGNGR